A genomic segment from Pirellulales bacterium encodes:
- a CDS encoding DUF1361 domain-containing protein: MMDWIYLALRPHFHLGWNLFLALVPLGLALWLFRRTQQRGWLWWPLFVAFILFLPNAAYTLTDIIHFIDEVRDEETKLPEWSVAYIVIPKYALFIFLGFQAHVISLILVGNYLRWRHHRKWVVFEELALNFLCAIGVFWGRYLRLNTWDIVTKPQRLAHQAIQSFIADHYGALMVLRYFVIISVLYYFVKFVDLAVWEFVQHRRKPLFAPAATAHPTDHVVLPPVE; this comes from the coding sequence ATGATGGATTGGATTTATCTCGCTCTGCGGCCGCACTTTCATTTGGGCTGGAACCTGTTTCTGGCGCTGGTGCCATTGGGTTTGGCTTTGTGGCTGTTCCGGCGCACTCAGCAGCGAGGTTGGCTGTGGTGGCCGCTGTTTGTGGCGTTCATTTTGTTTTTGCCGAATGCCGCCTACACGCTGACCGACATCATTCATTTCATCGATGAAGTGCGCGACGAAGAAACGAAGCTGCCGGAATGGAGCGTCGCCTACATTGTCATTCCCAAGTACGCGCTGTTCATTTTTCTGGGATTCCAAGCCCATGTTATCTCGCTGATCTTGGTCGGTAATTACTTGCGTTGGCGTCATCATCGGAAATGGGTTGTTTTTGAGGAATTGGCCCTGAATTTTTTGTGTGCCATCGGGGTATTCTGGGGCCGTTACTTGCGCTTGAATACCTGGGATATTGTCACCAAACCGCAGCGTTTGGCGCATCAGGCTATTCAGTCATTCATTGCCGATCACTACGGGGCGCTCATGGTGCTTCGTTATTTTGTGATCATTTCCGTGTTGTACTACTTCGTAAAATTTGTCGATCTGGCGGTCTGGGAATTCGTTCAGCATCGTCGTAAGCCCCTATTTGCACCGGCGGCAACCGCACACCCAACGGACCACGTCGTTCTGCCACCCGTGGAATAG
- a CDS encoding HEAT repeat domain-containing protein, which produces MKTLETGDTAAQLKATDDIVALGPAAKSAVPALIKALVGGDPKVQWHAARALSAIGPAAKEAVPALITALNSNDDMVRGYAANALEDIGDASQPAAPALGSLLTDKNGDVRRAAMDAIVGIHLKPETLIPILKRALEEGNMDPSLTVPALNALADAGDEGIKVLIGELKNDKAVFSACIALADAGPKAKEAVPELARVTQDRHPAVRREAIMALGEIGPDAKPAAAQLVKALSDSQNSVKYAAAFAVGRIGIKEATPDLTKLLDSDDHFMRMISAWSLAKINPEDRKSVDRAVSMLVIGLKDDNQHVRGAAARGLLELHAPQDVVMSAMADLLADKDPGVRANVVDAISSLGEAAVPRLIKALENDDMQALAVEVLRRLGPKAKDAVPALILEMKDPDPEYRREVEFALAAIGPASKAAVPTLIEHLTSDEPRVRYTACYALGKIGPDAAAAIPKLRDNVTSDDKFLKVASVWALLHIQPTDKALQTMAVPLLAKSLEESDRELVKEESASALGMIGAAAKSAIPALQKAAQEAESPKVRAAAQEALKKIQAAK; this is translated from the coding sequence ATGAAAACTTTGGAAACCGGCGATACTGCTGCACAATTAAAAGCCACGGACGATATTGTCGCGCTGGGACCGGCGGCCAAGTCAGCCGTGCCGGCGCTGATCAAGGCACTTGTTGGAGGCGATCCGAAAGTGCAATGGCATGCTGCCCGCGCTTTGAGTGCAATCGGCCCTGCGGCAAAAGAGGCAGTGCCGGCTTTGATTACGGCGCTGAATAGCAACGACGACATGGTCCGCGGATATGCGGCCAACGCGCTAGAAGACATTGGCGATGCCAGCCAACCCGCAGCGCCAGCTCTAGGATCGCTGTTGACCGACAAAAATGGTGATGTTCGCCGGGCGGCCATGGACGCGATTGTGGGCATCCATCTCAAGCCCGAGACGTTGATCCCGATTTTGAAGCGTGCGTTAGAAGAAGGCAACATGGATCCCTCGCTCACAGTTCCCGCCCTCAACGCGCTGGCAGATGCCGGCGATGAAGGCATCAAAGTACTCATCGGCGAACTCAAAAACGACAAAGCGGTATTCTCAGCCTGCATTGCCTTGGCTGACGCAGGTCCGAAAGCCAAAGAGGCAGTTCCAGAGCTTGCTCGTGTGACGCAGGATAGGCATCCTGCAGTACGAAGAGAAGCGATCATGGCGCTAGGCGAAATTGGGCCCGATGCTAAGCCCGCTGCCGCGCAATTGGTGAAGGCGCTTTCCGACTCTCAAAATTCTGTGAAGTACGCGGCGGCGTTTGCCGTTGGTCGTATTGGCATCAAGGAAGCCACGCCCGATTTGACCAAGTTGTTGGATAGCGACGATCACTTCATGCGAATGATTTCCGCCTGGTCGCTCGCGAAAATCAACCCGGAAGATAGGAAGAGCGTAGATCGGGCGGTTTCGATGTTGGTCATTGGCCTTAAGGACGACAACCAGCATGTCCGGGGCGCTGCTGCTCGGGGATTGTTGGAGTTGCATGCTCCGCAGGATGTAGTCATGTCGGCGATGGCCGACTTATTGGCCGACAAAGACCCCGGCGTTCGTGCCAATGTGGTCGATGCCATTTCGTCTCTAGGCGAGGCGGCGGTGCCACGACTCATTAAAGCGCTGGAAAACGACGACATGCAAGCGTTAGCCGTAGAAGTTTTACGGCGGTTGGGTCCCAAGGCAAAGGATGCCGTGCCAGCTTTAATTTTGGAGATGAAGGATCCTGATCCGGAATATCGCCGCGAAGTGGAATTCGCCCTAGCGGCCATCGGCCCGGCATCTAAGGCCGCTGTTCCGACGTTGATTGAGCATTTGACCAGCGACGAACCGCGCGTCCGCTACACGGCCTGTTACGCGCTGGGCAAGATCGGGCCAGATGCCGCCGCTGCCATCCCGAAATTGCGCGATAACGTGACCAGCGATGACAAGTTCTTGAAAGTGGCCAGCGTTTGGGCACTGCTACACATCCAACCAACCGATAAGGCTTTGCAAACAATGGCGGTGCCGTTGTTAGCCAAGTCGCTGGAAGAGTCGGACCGGGAGTTGGTAAAGGAAGAATCCGCATCGGCTTTGGGAATGATCGGGGCGGCAGCGAAATCGGCCATTCCTGCGCTGCAAAAAGCAGCCCAAGAAGCCGAATCGCCCAAAGTCCGTGCCGCAGCCCAAGAGGCGCTGAAAAAAATCCAAGCCGCTAAATGA
- a CDS encoding carbon storage regulator, which produces MLVLSRKQSERIRLGKDIIVTVVRVAGDKVRLGIDAPADMVVLRDELDTRAVPSRPTESSGSNVALT; this is translated from the coding sequence ATGTTGGTATTGTCTCGAAAACAAAGCGAGCGGATTCGTTTGGGAAAAGACATTATAGTCACCGTGGTGCGCGTGGCGGGCGATAAAGTCCGATTGGGAATTGACGCCCCGGCCGATATGGTCGTACTTCGTGATGAGTTAGATACACGAGCCGTGCCTAGCCGCCCGACCGAGTCATCTGGCTCGAATGTAGCCCTCACCTAG
- a CDS encoding PmoA family protein, which yields MRVADDAASGDNPETIQNLLGAFVMHLCQYKVRALSSLVGLILAGGIAMQSSAAEFTVDKTADGVTVNLDGKLFTKYEIQSGKKPILWPIIGPTGKPMTRPWPMDTAAVDAEKTAKGGKLPKGDILSDDHSWHRSLWFSYQSVNGNNLWEEHANPPTGSTKHKEFVQVSGGPTAKIVTRNDWLDPNGKKLLEDERTITCMTDGDNRIIDFDITLKATEGDVVFGDEKDGVFGLRVPDTMRVDAKQGGSFVNNEGKVGEDENPDDFPKGATGDPKCKRAVWGNRASWVDYHGPVEGEKLGIAILEHPTSFGYPTRWHTRDYGLFAANVFGQHVFDEMLPKASTTLKAGDTMKFYFRVIFHKGDEKEGHIAEAFAKYAAEKP from the coding sequence GTGAGAGTTGCCGACGATGCGGCAAGCGGCGACAATCCGGAAACAATTCAAAATCTACTGGGAGCATTCGTCATGCATTTGTGCCAATACAAAGTGCGAGCTTTGAGCAGTCTCGTTGGATTGATTCTGGCCGGTGGAATTGCCATGCAATCCTCGGCTGCGGAATTCACGGTCGATAAGACCGCCGACGGCGTAACTGTAAATCTCGACGGCAAGTTGTTCACAAAATACGAAATTCAATCGGGGAAAAAGCCCATCTTGTGGCCGATTATTGGTCCCACGGGCAAGCCAATGACCCGGCCTTGGCCCATGGACACCGCCGCAGTCGATGCCGAAAAGACGGCCAAAGGGGGCAAGCTTCCAAAAGGCGACATCCTTTCCGACGACCATTCGTGGCACCGCTCGCTGTGGTTCAGCTACCAAAGCGTGAACGGCAACAATTTATGGGAAGAACATGCCAACCCGCCGACGGGTTCCACCAAGCACAAGGAGTTTGTGCAAGTTTCCGGCGGACCAACCGCGAAAATTGTGACCCGTAACGATTGGCTCGATCCCAACGGAAAAAAATTGTTGGAAGACGAGCGCACAATTACGTGCATGACCGATGGCGATAATCGGATCATCGATTTCGACATCACGCTAAAGGCTACCGAAGGTGACGTGGTGTTTGGCGATGAGAAGGATGGCGTGTTTGGATTGCGCGTGCCTGACACCATGCGTGTCGACGCCAAGCAGGGAGGGAGTTTTGTCAACAACGAGGGAAAAGTCGGCGAAGACGAGAATCCTGATGACTTTCCCAAGGGCGCAACTGGCGACCCCAAGTGCAAGCGAGCCGTATGGGGTAATCGGGCGTCGTGGGTTGATTATCACGGGCCTGTCGAAGGAGAAAAACTTGGAATTGCTATTCTGGAACATCCCACCAGCTTTGGTTACCCAACCCGCTGGCACACGCGCGATTACGGCCTGTTTGCAGCCAATGTGTTTGGCCAACACGTATTCGATGAGATGCTTCCTAAGGCCAGCACAACACTCAAAGCCGGCGACACCATGAAATTTTATTTTCGTGTAATTTTTCACAAGGGAGACGAAAAAGAAGGTCACATCGCTGAAGCCTTTGCGAAATATGCAGCCGAAAAACCGTGA